A window of Hemibagrus wyckioides isolate EC202008001 linkage group LG03, SWU_Hwy_1.0, whole genome shotgun sequence contains these coding sequences:
- the LOC131351308 gene encoding uncharacterized protein LOC131351308, with protein sequence MMMLEEIDQLKQSGFGRPQPRHGLKLLYWFATDCLTLDQNYALKLSCYPGNGDFGFHLFLNRYDRNGWKLLPDVTFNYYVVGNLSKRGAYNLPPYVREHYNKDINNSNKDRIIISSINMSVYTVYVTEHSDQSNFNKRATYQISKRLIMIIRGLRLDEFLQRTGYSNRPSTIAVKPSTHWSNSQAQYQAPSTTFSSTSSTSSTSALMTSRNQDIDIEAARGDKPNPREERRCYCTIL encoded by the coding sequence ATGATGATGCTGGAGGAAATAGACCAGCTGAAGCAGTCTGGATTCGGTCGGCCTCAGCCACGACATGGTCTAAAGCTACTGTACTGGTTTGCTACAGACTGTCTCACTCTTGATCAAAACTATGCTTTGAAGCTATCCTGTTATCCTGGGAATGGAGATTTTGGCTTCCACCTATTTTTGAACAGATATGACAGAAATGGTTGGAAACTTTTGCCTGATGTGACATTCAATTACTATGTTGTGGGCAATCTGAGCAAACGAGGAGCGTATAACTTGCCTCCTTATGTCCGGGAACATTATAACAAAGacatcaacaacagcaacaaggACCGCATCATAATCAGCTCTATAAACATGTCAGTTTATACGGTTTATGTGACTGAGCACAGTGATCAGTCAAATTTCAACAAACGTGCCACTTACCAAATCAGCAAGCGCCTTATTATGATAATCAGGGGTCTGAGATTAGATGAATTTCTTCAGAGAACCGGGTATTCGAACCGTCCTTCCACAATTGCTGTGAAGCCTTCTACACACTGGAGTAACTCACAAGCCCAATATCAGGCACCATCAACAACCTTCAGCAGCACTTCATCAACTTCCAGCACATCAGCCCTCATGACTTCAAGAAACCAAGACATTGATATTGAAGCAGCCCGTGGTGACAAACCAAACCCTCGTGAAGAGAGACGTTGCTACTGTACCATACTTTAG
- the LOC131351309 gene encoding uncharacterized protein LOC131351309 — protein MMMLEEIDQLKQSGFGRPQPRHGLKLLYWFATDCLTLDQNYALKLSCYPGNGDFGFHLFLNRYDRNGWKLLPDVTFNYYAVGNLSKRGAYNLPPYVREHYNKDINNSNKDRIIISSINMSVYTVYVTEHSDQSNFNKRATYQISTRLIMIIRGLRLDEFLQRTGYSNRPSTIAVKPSTDWSNSQAQYQAPSTTFNSTSSTSSTSALMTSRNQDIDIEAARGDKPNPREERRCYCTIL, from the coding sequence ATGATGATGCTGGAGGAAATAGACCAGCTGAAGCAGTCTGGATTCGGTCGGCCTCAGCCACGACATGGTCTAAAGCTGCTGTACTGGTTTGCTACAGACTGTCTCACTCTTGATCAAAACTATGCTTTGAAGCTATCCTGTTATCCTGGGAATGGAGATTTTGGCTTCCACCTATTTTTGAACAGATATGACAGAAATGGTTGGAAACTTTTGCCTGATGTGACATTCAATTACTATGCTGTGGGCAATCTGAGCAAACGAGGAGCGTATAACTTGCCTCCTTATGTCCGGGAACATTATAACAAAGacatcaacaacagcaacaaggACCGCATCATAATCAGCTCTATAAACATGTCAGTTTATACGGTTTATGTGACTGAGCACAGTGATCAGTCAAATTTCAACAAACGTGCCACTTACCAAATCAGCACGCGCCTTATTATGATAATCAGGGGTCTGAGATTAGATGAATTTCTTCAGAGAACCGGGTATTCGAACCGTCCTTCCACAATTGCTGTGAAGCCTTCTACAGACTGGAGTAACTCACAAGCCCAATATCAGGCACCATCAACAACCTTCAACAGCACTTCATCAACTTCCAGCACATCAGCCCTCATGACTTCAAGAAACCAAGACATTGATATTGAAGCAGCCCGTGGTGACAAACCAAACCCTCGTGAAGAGAGACGTTGCTACTGTACCATACTTTAG